A genomic stretch from Terriglobia bacterium includes:
- the tuf gene encoding elongation factor Tu (EF-Tu; promotes GTP-dependent binding of aminoacyl-tRNA to the A-site of ribosomes during protein biosynthesis; when the tRNA anticodon matches the mRNA codon, GTP hydrolysis results; the inactive EF-Tu-GDP leaves the ribosome and release of GDP is promoted by elongation factor Ts; many prokaryotes have two copies of the gene encoding EF-Tu) has protein sequence MAKEKFDRSKPHVNIGTIGHIDHGKTTLTSAITKVLQKHNPKV, from the coding sequence ATGGCGAAGGAGAAATTTGATCGATCCAAGCCGCACGTGAACATTGGGACGATCGGGCACATTGATCACGGGAAGACGACGTTGACCTCGGCGATCACGAAGGTGCTGCAGAAGCACAATCCGAAGGTGC
- the rlmB gene encoding 23S rRNA (guanosine(2251)-2'-O)-methyltransferase RlmB: MEVVYGIHAVETLLRSRSRPVERLHVAQGMRSTRLQEILGLARDQDVALRFEKNFALDRLAQSKAHQGVVAVCGTKKYASLEDVLASRGDPAFFVVLDQVEDPHNLGAVVRTAACAGADGVIITERRAVGLTPAVAKAASGALELVPVVRAGNLVQTLEALKKSNIWIIGVEADAKMEWTDVDLTLPVALVLGSEGEGIRRLVREHCDWTVSLPLERTGVIASLNVSVAAGILMYEVVRQRRGKKSQSPLPASAV, from the coding sequence ATGGAAGTGGTGTACGGAATTCATGCTGTTGAGACGCTGCTGCGTTCCCGCAGCCGTCCCGTTGAGCGATTGCACGTGGCCCAGGGAATGCGGTCAACCCGCCTTCAGGAGATTCTCGGCCTGGCGCGGGATCAAGATGTAGCGCTAAGGTTTGAGAAGAATTTTGCACTCGACCGATTGGCACAGTCGAAAGCGCATCAGGGTGTGGTGGCGGTTTGTGGGACCAAAAAGTACGCCTCCCTGGAGGACGTGCTCGCCTCGAGGGGCGATCCCGCCTTTTTTGTGGTGCTGGACCAGGTCGAAGACCCCCACAACCTGGGCGCCGTGGTCCGCACCGCGGCCTGCGCGGGCGCAGACGGCGTCATCATCACCGAACGGCGTGCAGTGGGGCTCACGCCCGCGGTCGCGAAGGCCGCGTCGGGGGCGCTGGAACTGGTGCCTGTGGTTCGCGCCGGCAATCTCGTTCAAACGCTGGAAGCGCTCAAAAAGTCCAATATCTGGATCATCGGGGTTGAAGCCGATGCGAAGATGGAATGGACTGACGTGGACCTCACCCTGCCGGTCGCCCTGGTCCTTGGGAGCGAAGGCGAAGGGATACGCCGCCTCGTGCGGGAACACTGTGATTGGACGGTGTCGTTGCCCCTCGAACGGACCGGGGTCATCGCATCACTGAACGTGTCGGTGGCTGCCGGTATCCTGATGTATGAGGTCGTGCGACAGCGGCGGGGGAAGAAGAGCCAGAGTCCCCTCCCGGCTTCCGCTGTGTAA
- a CDS encoding DUF3108 domain-containing protein, with translation MLTYGVLRKKFSNIDLKGLRRISNGLRWFPTPSGGRERGRLRVTRCLVMIGMLVSCPSHFPASDKFPFSGQERLEYVAKWDPPGWMFFLPEVTAGKLVFSVKQREAESGNLLHRFQGSAISTSSLLKVNDIFDSTSQGMDLCTLRMFKRTHEGKRHREVEVQIDKEKKTARVLEKDISVEPAKTLRNETIKDFPVCPTDLLGALYRARLFPLETGGVYRILLTDNGRTQEVTLKPIRKEYIKNEAGFFSTQKVEVQSFFGGLFRQKGSFYIWFTEDERHLPVKFEMKVKVGKVYGNLVKVQE, from the coding sequence ATGTTAACATATGGCGTGCTTCGAAAGAAATTCTCCAACATCGACTTGAAGGGGTTGCGGCGAATCTCGAATGGACTTCGTTGGTTTCCAACCCCCTCAGGGGGGCGTGAAAGAGGGCGCCTCCGCGTGACACGCTGTCTCGTCATGATCGGGATGCTCGTCTCTTGCCCATCCCACTTCCCCGCCTCCGACAAATTCCCTTTCTCGGGCCAGGAACGGCTCGAATACGTCGCCAAATGGGACCCTCCTGGATGGATGTTCTTCTTACCCGAAGTCACTGCCGGCAAACTTGTATTTAGTGTCAAGCAAAGGGAGGCTGAAAGCGGCAACCTCCTTCATCGCTTTCAAGGTTCTGCCATCTCGACGTCTTCGCTGCTCAAAGTAAACGACATTTTTGATTCCACCAGCCAGGGCATGGATCTGTGCACGCTCCGCATGTTCAAGCGGACTCACGAAGGAAAACGTCATCGGGAGGTTGAAGTCCAAATCGACAAGGAGAAGAAGACCGCGCGGGTCCTTGAAAAGGATATCTCCGTGGAACCCGCCAAGACCCTTCGGAACGAGACGATCAAGGACTTTCCGGTCTGTCCCACAGATCTGCTGGGGGCGCTTTATCGCGCCCGCCTATTCCCCCTCGAAACAGGCGGAGTCTATCGAATCCTCCTCACCGACAATGGCCGGACCCAGGAAGTCACGCTCAAACCGATTCGGAAGGAATATATCAAGAATGAGGCCGGCTTTTTTTCAACCCAAAAAGTTGAAGTGCAATCTTTCTTTGGCGGGCTGTTCAGGCAGAAGGGGTCGTTCTACATCTGGTTTACGGAGGACGAGCGCCATCTGCCGGTGAAGTTTGAAATGAAGGTGAAGGTAGGGAAAGTGTATGGAAACCTGGTGAAAGTTCAGGAGTAG
- a CDS encoding CPBP family intramembrane metalloprotease — protein sequence MTTDAIEPSRPTRDRPLVASLRHTLIFLLIQVGLAAGGAYMQHRPGPGSSATPEHPAMASVYVFMIVLEWALVYYVWAGLHHQKRIGLLELAGGRWKSWKDVLVDLVIAVPFWFVWEEAAQLMHNVLGASHAKPIDALLPQGALEILLWCVLSVSAGFCEEIVFRGYFQKQFQALTGSLVVAVLAQAVVFGIGHAYQGTKQVVVITGLGVLYGVLAAWRKNLRPGMLAHAWSDVYGGWMFKLLTK from the coding sequence ATGACCACCGACGCCATTGAACCTTCACGCCCCACGCGCGACCGTCCCCTGGTCGCATCCTTGCGACATACGCTGATATTTCTTCTGATTCAGGTGGGGTTGGCCGCCGGTGGGGCGTACATGCAACACCGGCCAGGCCCCGGCTCGAGCGCGACGCCGGAGCATCCTGCCATGGCTTCGGTCTACGTATTTATGATTGTCCTCGAGTGGGCCCTGGTCTACTACGTTTGGGCGGGGCTGCACCACCAGAAGAGGATTGGGCTCCTTGAACTCGCCGGGGGAAGATGGAAAAGCTGGAAAGACGTCCTGGTTGACCTCGTTATTGCCGTGCCTTTCTGGTTTGTCTGGGAAGAGGCGGCCCAGTTGATGCACAACGTGCTGGGGGCGAGTCATGCGAAACCCATCGACGCCCTTCTCCCTCAAGGGGCCCTGGAGATCCTGCTGTGGTGCGTCTTGTCGGTATCGGCGGGTTTCTGTGAGGAGATCGTTTTTCGGGGCTACTTTCAGAAGCAGTTTCAGGCGTTGACGGGCAGCCTCGTGGTGGCCGTGCTGGCACAGGCCGTTGTCTTCGGAATCGGTCACGCGTATCAGGGGACGAAACAGGTCGTGGTCATCACCGGGCTCGGCGTCCTGTATGGAGTGCTCGCCGCCTGGCGCAAGAACCTGCGGCCCGGCATGCTTGCCCATGCCTGGTCAGACGTTTATGGCGGATGGATGTTTAAACTGCTGACGAAATAA
- a CDS encoding PadR family transcriptional regulator has product MSLDHILLGLLRQPASGYDLKKVFDERIEYFWAAELSQIYPTLKRIEKRGWVRGRQAVSSRGPGRRVYETTPAGRQALRDWLARGPEIGDERFAYLAQIYLMDELGDLKQTLRFFTVLRDDFVRKLEALRQLERYWAEADPRYPDALPSPDFHVQLTLRMGLVSLGGHVKSCDESIRRVRARMEREKHAPVQIPKASGGKAVHSSPGRGSIRQSANRQRGKSRAKR; this is encoded by the coding sequence ATGAGCCTGGATCACATTTTGCTTGGACTCCTCCGCCAGCCGGCGAGCGGGTACGACTTGAAAAAGGTGTTTGACGAGCGGATCGAGTACTTTTGGGCCGCCGAACTGAGCCAGATCTACCCCACCCTCAAACGGATTGAAAAACGCGGCTGGGTCCGCGGTCGCCAGGCCGTCTCCAGCCGGGGGCCGGGGCGGCGCGTTTACGAGACCACGCCGGCGGGCCGCCAAGCACTCCGGGACTGGCTCGCCCGGGGGCCGGAGATCGGGGACGAACGATTTGCCTACCTGGCGCAGATTTATTTGATGGACGAGTTGGGTGATTTGAAGCAGACCCTGCGATTCTTCACCGTTCTGCGGGATGACTTTGTGCGGAAGCTGGAGGCCTTGCGCCAGTTGGAGCGTTACTGGGCGGAGGCCGACCCGCGCTACCCCGATGCGCTGCCCTCGCCGGATTTCCACGTTCAGCTCACCCTGCGCATGGGACTCGTCTCCCTGGGGGGCCACGTGAAATCGTGTGATGAGTCCATCCGGAGAGTGCGTGCACGCATGGAAAGAGAAAAACACGCTCCAGTACAAATTCCCAAAGCATCCGGAGGCAAGGCCGTTCACTCTTCCCCCGGCCGTGGATCCATTCGACAGTCAGCAAATCGGCAACGCGGAAAATCCCGAGCCAAACGTTAA